Proteins encoded by one window of Blautia argi:
- the clpX gene encoding ATP-dependent Clp protease ATP-binding subunit ClpX produces MSDDKEFLDTTNTSDTPGEKEHKDEYEKICFMCRRPESKAGKMIDLPNDIHICTDCMQRSFDTMNNTNINYDELMKNMPNISMIDLSSLQNQIPQRQKVKKKQEQPKAKTAPKVFDIKSIPAPHKIKASLDEYVIGQEYAKKVMSVGVYNHYKRIFADISDEVEIEKSNMLMIGPTGSGKTYMVKTLARLLDVPLAITDATSLTEAGYIGDDIESVVSKLLAAADNDVERAEHGIIFIDEIDKIAKKKNTNQRDVSGEAVQQGMLKLLEGSEVEVPVGANSKNAMVPLATVNTKNILFICGGAFPDLEEIIKERLNKTASIGFQADLKDKYDHDNKLLEKVTVDDLKKFGMIPEFLGRMPIIFTLSGLDRDMLVEILKEPKNAILKQYQKLLALDEVKLEFEDGALEAIADMAMEKHTGARALRAILEEYMLDIMYEIPKDDNIGEVIITKDYITHTGGPRILLRGQEPAQIEMK; encoded by the coding sequence ATGTCGGATGATAAAGAATTTTTAGATACAACCAATACGTCTGATACTCCCGGTGAAAAGGAGCATAAAGATGAATACGAAAAAATATGTTTTATGTGCAGAAGACCGGAGAGCAAAGCAGGGAAAATGATTGACCTGCCAAATGATATCCATATCTGTACAGATTGTATGCAAAGAAGCTTTGATACCATGAACAATACGAATATCAATTATGATGAACTGATGAAGAATATGCCAAATATCAGCATGATTGATTTAAGCTCTCTGCAGAATCAGATTCCTCAAAGACAGAAGGTAAAGAAAAAACAGGAGCAGCCAAAGGCAAAGACCGCTCCTAAGGTATTTGATATTAAAAGTATTCCTGCCCCCCATAAGATTAAGGCAAGCCTTGATGAGTATGTTATCGGACAGGAGTATGCAAAAAAAGTGATGTCTGTAGGTGTTTATAATCACTATAAGCGTATATTTGCAGACATTTCAGATGAGGTAGAAATTGAAAAATCCAATATGCTGATGATTGGACCTACCGGAAGCGGCAAAACCTATATGGTAAAGACGCTGGCAAGACTTCTGGACGTTCCTCTTGCTATTACAGACGCCACTTCTCTTACAGAAGCAGGCTATATTGGCGACGATATTGAGAGCGTAGTCAGCAAGCTTCTGGCAGCAGCAGATAATGATGTAGAGAGAGCAGAGCACGGTATCATTTTTATTGATGAGATTGACAAGATTGCCAAAAAGAAAAATACCAACCAGAGAGATGTCAGCGGAGAAGCTGTACAGCAGGGTATGCTGAAGCTTTTGGAAGGCAGTGAGGTAGAGGTTCCGGTAGGAGCCAACAGTAAAAATGCCATGGTGCCGCTGGCAACTGTAAATACAAAAAATATCCTGTTTATCTGTGGCGGTGCATTTCCGGATTTGGAGGAAATTATCAAGGAACGTCTGAATAAGACAGCTTCCATTGGTTTCCAGGCAGACTTAAAGGATAAGTATGACCATGACAATAAGCTTTTAGAAAAGGTAACAGTAGATGATTTGAAAAAATTCGGTATGATACCGGAGTTTTTAGGCCGTATGCCCATTATCTTTACCTTAAGCGGACTGGACAGAGATATGCTGGTAGAGATTCTGAAAGAGCCAAAGAATGCGATTCTTAAGCAGTATCAGAAACTTTTGGCTCTTGACGAGGTCAAATTGGAGTTTGAAGACGGAGCTTTAGAGGCGATTGCAGATATGGCTATGGAAAAGCATACAGGAGCCAGAGCGTTGCGGGCAATTCTGGAAGAATATATGCTGGATATTATGTACGAGATTCCAAAAGATGATAATATTGGGGAAGTAATCATTACAAAGGATTACATTACCCATACAGGCGGTCCAAGAATCTTATTGAGAGGGCAGGAACCAGCGCAGATAGAAATGAAATAA
- a CDS encoding S1C family serine protease — protein sequence MSEEYRNDINTLGNDSEKNRETGVEKTEAQGAAGEVSNTEGTVNTEKFSAEPGKAPTAENPYYAYSYKREAESGKESQSRNTEEQNNRGAYSSYQFTPVPPKPEKPKQKKSMGTAKKFGFVVAAAAVFGIVAGAAFQAVNYVGNQMFPQENTKIENTRTTQGSEGATQNISTSESGTSVAEVAKNVMPSIVSITNISIQEIPNYFGFGTQQYEGQNSGSGIIVGQNDAELLIATNNHVVQEANSLTVCFTDQTGNAVTAQDLEKTSAEKETEDSGNSTDLGEGTAVPAQIKGTDSDNDLAVIAVKISDIPEDVLSQIKVATLGDSDSLTIGEQVVAIGNALGYGQSVTSGYVSALNKKVSSESVDSTFIQTDAAINPGNSGGALLNMKGELIGINSAKIASDEVEGMGFAIPISKAEPILDNLMSRKTREKVEDENKAAYLGITCKNVTAEASEMYNMPVGVFVDSLVEDGPAAEAGLKPGDIICKIDGTAVETYDNLTGQLEYYEAGEEIEFEISRADGGEYKEKTITVKLGAKKDAQMNENNRRTGNR from the coding sequence ATGAGTGAAGAATACAGAAATGATATAAATACATTGGGAAATGACTCGGAAAAAAATAGAGAAACAGGCGTTGAGAAGACAGAAGCCCAAGGAGCAGCAGGAGAAGTATCTAACACAGAAGGTACAGTCAATACAGAAAAGTTTTCTGCAGAGCCGGGAAAAGCGCCGACTGCAGAAAATCCTTATTATGCGTACTCTTATAAAAGAGAAGCTGAGAGCGGAAAAGAGAGTCAAAGTCGGAATACAGAAGAGCAGAATAACCGGGGGGCATACAGTTCTTATCAGTTTACTCCGGTTCCTCCAAAGCCGGAAAAGCCAAAACAGAAAAAGTCAATGGGAACAGCGAAGAAATTCGGTTTTGTTGTGGCAGCGGCAGCGGTATTCGGCATTGTGGCAGGAGCAGCTTTTCAGGCTGTGAATTATGTGGGAAATCAGATGTTTCCACAGGAGAATACAAAAATTGAAAATACTCGGACCACACAGGGAAGCGAAGGAGCAACACAGAACATCAGCACCTCAGAGAGCGGAACAAGTGTAGCAGAAGTAGCAAAAAACGTAATGCCTTCCATTGTTTCCATTACAAATATCAGTATACAGGAAATTCCAAACTACTTTGGATTCGGTACACAGCAGTACGAAGGTCAGAACAGCGGTTCCGGTATTATTGTAGGACAGAATGATGCCGAGCTTTTGATCGCAACAAATAACCATGTAGTACAGGAAGCCAACAGTCTGACGGTATGTTTTACAGACCAGACGGGAAATGCAGTGACTGCTCAGGATTTAGAGAAAACCAGTGCAGAGAAAGAAACAGAAGACAGCGGAAACAGCACAGACTTGGGCGAAGGTACTGCAGTTCCGGCACAGATTAAAGGCACAGATTCTGATAATGACCTTGCTGTTATTGCAGTAAAGATTTCCGATATTCCGGAAGATGTATTGAGCCAGATTAAGGTGGCAACGCTTGGAGATTCGGATTCGCTGACCATAGGCGAGCAGGTAGTAGCCATCGGAAATGCCCTGGGATATGGACAGTCTGTGACAAGCGGTTATGTCAGCGCATTAAACAAAAAAGTAAGCTCTGAAAGTGTAGACAGCACTTTTATTCAGACAGATGCAGCCATTAATCCGGGTAACAGCGGCGGAGCTCTTTTAAATATGAAAGGAGAGCTTATTGGTATCAATTCAGCGAAAATTGCTTCTGATGAGGTAGAAGGTATGGGATTTGCCATTCCGATTTCAAAGGCAGAGCCGATTCTGGATAATCTGATGAGCAGAAAGACAAGAGAAAAGGTGGAAGATGAGAACAAAGCAGCTTATCTTGGAATTACCTGTAAAAATGTAACAGCAGAAGCATCTGAAATGTATAATATGCCAGTGGGTGTCTTTGTTGACAGCCTTGTAGAGGACGGCCCGGCAGCAGAAGCAGGCTTAAAGCCAGGGGATATTATCTGCAAGATTGACGGAACAGCAGTGGAAACCTATGACAACCTGACAGGACAGTTGGAATATTATGAAGCCGGAGAAGAAATTGAATTTGAAATTTCAAGAGCAGACGGTGGAGAATACAAAGAAAAGACTATTACAGTAAAGCTGGGAGCCAAAAAAGACGCTCAGATGAATGAAAACAACAGACGGACAGGCAACCGTTAA
- a CDS encoding glycosyltransferase, whose translation MTVTVIIPTYKPDKKFRSLIEMLTSQTRKADRVVIMNTEERFWKDSFMDGLENWEVHHLSCAEFDHGKTRGEGAKKTDSDILLYFTQDAVPADEKVLENLLRPFENSKVGAAYARQLPAEDCRLAEQYTRSFNYPDKSRIKTKEDIPVLGIKAYFCSNVCAAYRRSIYEEMGGFISRTIFNEDMIMAAKMMQAGYAVVYAAEAKVVHSHNYGYVQQFRRNFDLAVSQAEHPEIFAAVSSESEGIRLVKSTAAFLMKQGKPWLIPDLIISSGFKYLGYKMGRKYKRLPHSWIRHLTMNQAYWEKE comes from the coding sequence ATGACAGTAACCGTAATTATTCCAACCTATAAGCCGGATAAAAAATTCCGAAGCTTAATAGAAATGCTGACAAGTCAGACGCGCAAAGCGGATCGGGTTGTGATTATGAATACAGAAGAGCGGTTTTGGAAAGACAGTTTCATGGATGGATTGGAAAACTGGGAGGTGCATCATCTTTCCTGTGCAGAATTTGACCATGGAAAAACAAGGGGGGAGGGTGCAAAAAAGACAGACAGTGATATTTTGCTGTATTTTACCCAGGACGCAGTACCGGCAGACGAAAAGGTACTGGAAAATCTTTTAAGGCCATTTGAAAATTCCAAAGTAGGAGCAGCTTATGCAAGACAGCTTCCGGCAGAGGACTGCAGACTTGCAGAACAGTATACCAGAAGCTTTAATTACCCGGATAAAAGCAGAATAAAAACAAAAGAAGATATTCCTGTTCTGGGGATTAAGGCGTATTTCTGCTCCAATGTGTGTGCAGCTTACCGAAGAAGCATTTATGAGGAAATGGGAGGCTTCATTTCCAGAACCATTTTTAATGAAGATATGATTATGGCAGCTAAGATGATGCAGGCAGGATATGCAGTGGTTTATGCAGCGGAGGCGAAGGTGGTACATTCTCATAATTACGGGTATGTGCAGCAGTTTCGCAGAAATTTTGACCTGGCAGTTTCTCAGGCAGAACACCCGGAGATTTTTGCAGCCGTTTCTTCAGAAAGCGAAGGTATTCGTCTGGTGAAGAGCACGGCAGCCTTTTTGATGAAACAGGGGAAGCCCTGGCTGATACCGGATTTGATTATAAGCAGTGGATTTAAGTATCTGGGTTACAAAATGGGGAGAAAATATAAGCGTTTGCCCCATTCCTGGATCAGGCATCTGACGATGAATCAGGCTTATTGGGAAAAAGAATAA
- a CDS encoding LCP family protein produces the protein MSKMKKKKRHIGRKILFGVEIVVLLLLVGALFVYAQINKKMDKLDMKDDEKQELQVQMNENISGNEVLSGYTNIALFGIDKRATDGGYGNSDTEMIASINNDTKEVRIVSLYRDTYMRVDEDSEGNGIYKKCNAAFNIGGPEKAISMMNTNLDLDIQDYVAVDFSAMSKIVDCLGGLDIPLTYQEIIHTNNYCKGTSEETGTSYDPIPIPDPKPENEAEIYGTYHLNGVQVTSYCRIRQTASMDMGRTERQRRVLGLLAEKAKKSSLTTLLNVLDEVFPMVQTSFSKSELIKLGSSILSYKFGETIGFPASYVMGPEVTKPVTGLDCLIPTTLEVNVRYLHEFLFASEAYEPSDTVKIRSDFVADKTGFGNTSVKEEWQRFVKERTEEVSDDTSGEESDIYTEEDYDGYSDDGSYEVDGE, from the coding sequence ATGTCTAAGATGAAGAAAAAGAAAAGACACATAGGACGCAAGATTCTGTTTGGCGTGGAAATCGTTGTACTGCTGCTTTTGGTTGGCGCTTTGTTCGTCTATGCACAGATTAATAAAAAGATGGACAAACTGGATATGAAGGACGATGAAAAGCAGGAGCTTCAGGTACAGATGAATGAAAATATATCCGGGAATGAAGTGTTGAGTGGATACACCAATATTGCCCTGTTTGGCATTGATAAGAGAGCAACCGATGGTGGATATGGAAACAGCGATACGGAAATGATTGCCAGTATTAACAATGATACCAAGGAAGTTCGCATTGTTTCCTTATACAGAGATACTTATATGAGAGTTGATGAGGATTCTGAGGGAAATGGTATTTATAAAAAGTGTAATGCAGCTTTTAATATCGGCGGACCGGAAAAGGCTATTTCCATGATGAATACCAACCTTGACCTGGATATTCAGGATTATGTAGCCGTAGATTTCAGCGCGATGTCAAAAATCGTAGATTGTCTGGGAGGACTGGATATTCCTCTTACTTATCAGGAAATTATTCATACAAATAATTATTGTAAAGGCACTTCAGAGGAAACAGGAACGAGTTATGATCCCATTCCTATACCGGATCCAAAACCGGAAAATGAAGCGGAAATATATGGAACTTACCATTTAAACGGTGTACAGGTGACTTCTTATTGCCGTATCAGACAGACTGCTTCTATGGATATGGGACGTACAGAAAGACAGCGCCGGGTACTGGGACTTTTGGCAGAAAAAGCAAAAAAATCCAGTTTAACCACATTGCTGAATGTTCTAGACGAAGTGTTCCCCATGGTTCAGACCAGCTTCTCAAAATCTGAGCTGATAAAATTGGGAAGCAGTATTTTATCCTATAAATTTGGAGAAACCATAGGTTTTCCGGCAAGCTATGTGATGGGACCTGAGGTGACAAAGCCGGTAACAGGGTTAGATTGTCTGATTCCTACAACCCTGGAAGTGAATGTGCGGTATTTGCACGAGTTCCTGTTTGCGTCAGAAGCTTATGAACCTTCTGACACAGTGAAAATCAGAAGTGACTTTGTAGCAGATAAAACAGGATTTGGAAATACTTCGGTGAAGGAAGAATGGCAGCGATTTGTAAAAGAGCGAACCGAAGAGGTTTCCGATGATACCTCAGGTGAGGAGTCTGATATCTATACAGAAGAAGATTATGATGGATACAGTGATGACGGCAGTTATGAGGTAGACGGAGAGTAG
- a CDS encoding undecaprenyl-phosphate glucose phosphotransferase yields the protein MIKENQKHFNRLQVLIDAFVIIVSYVAAWVIKFQIISNDDGALSTGTYMLALPITAVVYLGLYYLFNLYTPKRVQGRRLELWNIVKANTVGIALFLGVLYLIKMMHFSREMLFIFYVINISLETAARNLIRYFLRSMRRKGYNLKHIVLVGYSRAAEEYIDRILDNPQWGYKIRGILDDHIEAGTEYRGIKVLGRIDNLMVILPENRLDEIAITLGLSEYDRLEEIVGLCEKSGVHTKFIPDYNRIIPTKPYTEDILGLPVINIRHVPLTNTFYAAIKRLMDIVGAICAIILFSPVMLFSVIMIKLTSPGPLIFKQERVGLHNHTFMMYKFRSMEVQAPDKEKTKWTVKDDPRVTNFGKFMRKTSIDELPQLFNVLKGEMSLVGPRPERPFFVEKFKEEIPRYMIKHQVRPGLTGWAQVNGYRGNTSIRKRIEYDLYYIENWTLGLDIKILFLTVFKGFINKNAY from the coding sequence TTGATTAAAGAAAACCAAAAGCATTTTAACCGTTTACAGGTATTGATAGATGCTTTTGTAATTATAGTTTCCTATGTGGCAGCATGGGTCATTAAATTTCAGATTATCAGCAATGATGATGGAGCACTTTCCACCGGTACTTATATGCTGGCTCTGCCCATTACGGCAGTGGTGTATTTAGGGCTGTACTATTTGTTTAATCTGTATACGCCAAAGCGGGTGCAGGGCAGGCGTCTGGAACTGTGGAACATTGTAAAGGCCAATACGGTGGGAATTGCCTTATTTCTGGGGGTTCTGTATCTCATAAAGATGATGCACTTTTCCCGCGAAATGCTCTTCATCTTTTATGTAATTAATATTAGTCTGGAAACGGCAGCACGGAATCTGATTCGATATTTTCTTCGCAGTATGCGGAGAAAGGGATATAACCTCAAGCATATTGTGCTGGTTGGATACAGCCGGGCAGCAGAGGAATATATTGACCGGATTCTCGATAATCCCCAGTGGGGCTACAAGATCAGAGGCATTCTGGACGACCATATAGAAGCAGGAACAGAATACAGAGGAATAAAGGTTTTAGGGAGAATTGACAATCTTATGGTTATTCTTCCTGAGAATCGGTTAGATGAAATTGCCATTACTCTGGGTCTGAGTGAATACGACAGGCTGGAGGAAATTGTGGGATTGTGTGAAAAGTCAGGTGTGCATACCAAGTTTATTCCGGATTATAATCGTATCATTCCCACAAAGCCCTATACCGAGGATATTCTGGGGCTTCCGGTCATAAATATCCGGCACGTTCCGCTTACTAATACCTTTTATGCGGCAATCAAGCGGCTTATGGATATTGTGGGAGCGATTTGTGCCATTATTCTGTTTTCGCCGGTTATGCTGTTTTCTGTTATTATGATTAAACTTACCTCACCGGGACCTTTGATTTTTAAGCAGGAAAGAGTAGGTCTGCATAATCATACCTTTATGATGTATAAATTCCGTTCCATGGAGGTGCAGGCTCCGGATAAGGAAAAAACCAAATGGACAGTAAAAGACGATCCCCGTGTGACAAACTTTGGAAAATTCATGCGGAAGACCAGTATTGATGAGCTTCCTCAGCTTTTTAATGTACTGAAGGGAGAGATGAGTCTGGTGGGACCAAGGCCGGAACGCCCGTTTTTTGTGGAAAAATTTAAGGAAGAGATTCCAAGATATATGATTAAACATCAGGTGCGTCCTGGGCTGACCGGATGGGCACAGGTCAACGGATACCGCGGAAATACTTCTATTCGAAAGCGAATTGAGTATGACTTATATTATATAGAAAACTGGACACTGGGACTGGACATAAAGATACTGTTTTTGACTGTATTCAAAGGCTTTATTAACAAGAATGCTTATTAG
- a CDS encoding polysaccharide biosynthesis protein encodes MWKKGGILSSRTFLLILLDILTVQVAAFMGLFIRYECRFNSIPVYEMEQVLYYLLPNTIMTLLVFAVAKLYRSVWHHASTRELVNIILGCSAMFFIQTAAAAVLKPVIPRSFYFIYFFAMVLGVSCTRFSYLIYGFLKENLIEVSKAGKKRINVMLIGAGAAGNSILKEAQESRYLNLKIRCIIDDNPAKLGKYLRGVEIVGNRNDILDKVQQYNIQEIILAIPSLGNTKKKEILDICKESGCKIRIVPGIYQFINGDVSVSKLREVRIEDLLGREPIEVQLDEIMGYVQNKTVMVTGGGGSIGSELCRQIAAHNPKTLIIVDIYENNAYDIQQELIRKYPDLHLVVLIASVRNTHRMNNIFEKYRPNIVYHAAAHKHVPLMEDSPNEAIKNNVFGTYKTAEAADRYGVEKFVLISTDKAVNPTNIMGASKRMCEMIVQMFARQSKTNFVAVRFGNVLGSNGSVIPLFQKQISEGGPVTVTHPDIIRYFMTIPEAVSLVLQAGAYAKGGEIFVLDMGKPVKIVDLATNLIKLSGYKVGDDIKIEFTGLRPGEKLYEELLMSEEGLQNTANKMIHIGKPIEFDEEEFRQQLAELEVLSKNDSPNIKEAVQKMVPTYVITPNKTSLPE; translated from the coding sequence ATGTGGAAAAAGGGCGGTATTTTATCAAGCAGAACCTTTCTGCTGATTTTACTGGATATATTGACCGTACAGGTGGCGGCATTTATGGGGCTTTTTATAAGATACGAATGTCGATTCAACAGCATTCCGGTGTATGAAATGGAACAGGTACTATATTATCTGCTTCCGAATACCATTATGACGCTGCTTGTTTTTGCCGTTGCAAAATTGTACCGAAGTGTGTGGCATCATGCCAGTACCAGAGAACTGGTGAATATTATTCTGGGCTGCAGCGCCATGTTCTTTATTCAGACAGCAGCGGCTGCTGTGTTAAAGCCGGTCATTCCCCGTTCTTTTTATTTTATTTACTTTTTTGCCATGGTGCTTGGAGTGAGCTGTACCAGATTTTCTTATCTGATTTACGGATTTTTGAAAGAAAATCTTATAGAAGTATCAAAGGCTGGAAAAAAGCGAATTAACGTTATGTTGATTGGAGCCGGAGCAGCAGGAAATTCTATTTTAAAAGAAGCCCAGGAAAGCCGATATCTGAATCTGAAAATAAGATGTATTATTGATGATAATCCTGCAAAGCTGGGAAAGTATCTTCGCGGTGTGGAAATTGTAGGAAACAGAAACGACATTCTGGATAAGGTACAACAGTATAATATCCAGGAAATTATTCTGGCTATCCCTTCTCTGGGGAATACAAAAAAGAAGGAAATTCTGGATATCTGTAAGGAAAGCGGCTGCAAAATCAGAATTGTACCAGGTATTTATCAGTTTATCAATGGAGATGTAAGTGTTTCCAAACTGCGGGAAGTACGTATTGAGGACTTGTTAGGCAGAGAGCCTATTGAGGTTCAGTTGGACGAAATTATGGGCTATGTACAGAATAAAACTGTGATGGTTACGGGCGGCGGCGGTTCTATTGGAAGCGAGTTATGCCGTCAGATAGCAGCACACAATCCTAAGACCCTGATTATTGTGGATATTTATGAAAACAATGCTTACGATATACAGCAGGAGCTTATTCGCAAATATCCGGATTTGCACTTGGTAGTATTAATTGCTTCTGTGCGGAATACACACAGAATGAATAATATTTTTGAAAAATACCGTCCCAATATTGTGTATCATGCAGCAGCACATAAGCATGTTCCTCTTATGGAGGACAGCCCAAATGAGGCAATTAAAAACAATGTGTTTGGCACTTATAAGACAGCAGAAGCGGCAGACCGATACGGAGTAGAGAAGTTTGTCCTGATTTCCACAGATAAGGCAGTAAATCCCACAAATATTATGGGAGCATCAAAGCGCATGTGTGAAATGATAGTGCAGATGTTTGCCAGACAGTCTAAAACAAATTTTGTTGCCGTACGGTTTGGAAATGTGCTGGGAAGCAACGGAAGCGTCATTCCTCTGTTTCAGAAACAGATTTCAGAGGGTGGTCCTGTAACAGTTACACACCCGGATATTATTCGGTATTTTATGACAATCCCGGAAGCTGTTTCTCTGGTACTTCAGGCAGGAGCTTATGCAAAAGGCGGAGAAATTTTTGTGCTGGATATGGGAAAGCCGGTAAAAATCGTAGATTTGGCCACAAATCTGATTAAACTGTCAGGTTATAAGGTGGGCGATGATATTAAAATTGAGTTTACAGGTCTCCGTCCGGGAGAAAAGCTTTATGAGGAGCTGTTAATGAGTGAAGAGGGGCTGCAGAATACAGCAAATAAAATGATCCATATAGGAAAGCCAATAGAATTTGATGAAGAAGAATTCAGACAGCAGTTGGCAGAACTGGAAGTATTGAGCAAAAATGACTCTCCGAATATTAAAGAAGCAGTACAAAAAATGGTTCCCACTTATGTCATTACTCCCAACAAAACCAGCCTTCCGGAATAA
- a CDS encoding glycosyltransferase family 2 protein has translation MCEVSVIIPNFNGKKYLTDCLHALENQDWENFEVILVDNGSEDGSVQYVRECFPKVRLIELKENAGFCTAVNTGIKVSRGNYVLLLNNDTIAEKSFVRSLVKGIRKHPGAFSCQAKMIQMHDREKMDDAGNYYCAFGWAFADGKGKAQEYYSTERKIFSACAGAAIYRKKIFDKIGLFDQEHFAYLEDLDIGYRAKLYGYENWYCPKAVVYHVGSGTSGSRYNLFKVRYSSRNNIYMIYKNMPFLQIIWNFPLLLLGFGCKALFFAKKGFGREYLAGIKNGITISRKNREKKVKDIGVGTYLKVQWELYCNIIRFLRK, from the coding sequence ATGTGTGAAGTTTCAGTAATTATTCCGAATTTCAATGGAAAGAAGTATCTGACAGACTGTTTGCATGCATTGGAAAACCAGGATTGGGAAAATTTTGAAGTGATTTTGGTAGACAATGGCTCCGAGGACGGCAGTGTGCAATATGTCAGGGAATGTTTCCCCAAGGTCAGACTTATAGAGCTAAAGGAAAATGCAGGCTTTTGTACAGCAGTCAACACAGGGATTAAAGTCAGCCGGGGAAATTATGTGCTTCTTTTAAATAATGATACCATTGCAGAAAAATCCTTTGTCAGGAGTCTGGTGAAAGGAATCCGAAAACACCCGGGAGCATTTTCCTGTCAGGCGAAAATGATACAGATGCATGACAGAGAGAAAATGGACGATGCAGGTAATTATTACTGTGCTTTCGGCTGGGCATTTGCAGACGGAAAGGGCAAAGCACAGGAGTATTACAGTACAGAGCGAAAAATTTTTTCTGCCTGTGCAGGGGCAGCCATTTACCGGAAAAAGATATTTGATAAAATCGGGCTTTTTGACCAAGAGCATTTCGCTTATCTGGAGGATTTGGATATTGGCTACAGGGCAAAGCTTTACGGATATGAGAACTGGTACTGTCCAAAGGCTGTAGTGTATCATGTGGGAAGCGGTACCAGCGGTTCCAGATACAATCTTTTTAAAGTACGCTATTCTTCCAGAAACAATATTTATATGATTTATAAAAACATGCCATTTTTGCAGATCATATGGAATTTTCCTCTGCTTCTGCTGGGATTTGGGTGCAAGGCGCTGTTTTTTGCAAAAAAAGGCTTTGGACGAGAGTACCTGGCAGGAATTAAAAATGGAATCACGATTTCACGGAAAAATCGGGAAAAAAAGGTAAAAGATATTGGAGTGGGGACATACCTGAAGGTGCAGTGGGAATTGTACTGTAATATCATAAGATTTCTCAGAAAATAG